One Brassica napus cultivar Da-Ae chromosome A5, Da-Ae, whole genome shotgun sequence DNA window includes the following coding sequences:
- the LOC106435349 gene encoding AP2-like ethylene-responsive transcription factor PLT2 yields the protein MNSNNWLAFPLSPTHSSLPPLIHSSQTSQFNLGLVNDNMDNPFENQEWNMINPHGGGGEGGEIPKVADFLGVSKSDNHQADLVPYNDIHQTNDSDYYFQTNSLLPTVVTCASNTPNNYELQESAHNLQSLTLSMGSAGDAAAAAAAVKASPGETSADNSSSTTNISGGTTVEAAPRRPVETFGQRTSIYRGVTRHRWTGRYEAHLWDNSCRREGQSRKGRQVYLGGYDKEEKAARAYDLAALKYWGPSTTTNFPITNYEKEVEEMKNMTRQEFVAAIRRKSSGFSRGASMYRGVTRHHQHGRWQARIGRVAGNKDLYLGTFTTEEEAAEAYDIAAIKFRGLNAVTNFEINRYDVKAILESNTLPIGGGAAKRLKEAQALESSRKREEMIALSSNFHQYGAASGSSSGLQLQPYPLSIQQPFEHLHHQPLLTLQNNNDVSQYNTNVHDSYSYIQTQLHLHQQQTNNYLQSSSHNSQLYNAYLQSNPGLLHGFVSDNNNTPAVYGNNGIGIGSTSTVGTSAEEEFPTVKVDYDMPPLGGATGCERWTNGEHGQGSNPGGVFTMWNE from the exons ATGAATTCTAACAACTGGCTTGCCTTTCCTCTATCACCAACCCATTCTTCTTTGCCTCCTCTCATCCACTCCTCACAAACCTCTCAATTCAATCTCGGCTTGGTCAACGACAATATGGACAACCCTTTTGAAAACCAAG AATGGAATATGATCAATCCACACGGTGGAGGCGGAGAAGGAGGAGAGATTCCAAAAGTGGCTGATTTCTTAGGAGTTAGCAAGTCGGACAATCATCAAGCCGACCTCGTACCGTACAACGACATTCATCAAACCAATGACTCAGATTACTACTTCCAAACAAATAGTCTGTTACCTACGGTTGTCACTTGTGCCTCTAACACTCCTAATAACTATGAGCTTCAAGAGAGTGCCCACAATTTGCAATCTCTCACCCTTTCAATGGGAAGTGCCGGAGACGCCGCTGCTGCAGCGGCGGCCGTTAAAGCCTCGCCTGGTGAGACCAGCGCGGATAATAGTAGTAGCACTACTAACATAAGTGGAGGAACCACCGTTGAAGCTGCACCGAGACGGCCCGTGGAAACTTTTGGACAACGAACCTCTATCTATCGTGGTGTTACAAG ACATAGATGGACCGGTAGATATGAAGCTCATCTTTGGGATAATAGTTGTAGAAGAGAAGGACAATCAAGGAAAGGAAGACAAG TCTACTTAG GTGGGTATGACAAAGAAGAGAAAGCAGCAAGAGCATATGATTTAGCTGCACTCAAATATTGGGGCCCCTCTACTACTACCAACTTTCCG ATTACTAACTATGAGAAGGAAGTTGAGGAGATGAAAAATATGACGAGACAAGAGTTTGTGGCTGCTATTAGAAG GAAAAGTAGCGGATTCTCGCGTGGTGCATCGATGTATCGAGGAGTAACAAGGCATCATCAACATGGAAGATGGCAAGCAAGGATTGGCCGAGTTGCTGGAAACAAAGATCTCTACTTGGGAACTTTCA CCACAGAGGAAGAAGCAGCAGAAGCATACGACATAGCTGCAATAAAGTTTCGAGGTCTAAACGCGGTTACGAATTTTGAGATTAACCGCTACGATGTAAAAGCTATCCTAGAGAGCAACACACTTCCTATAGGAGGTGGTGCAGCTAAACGGCTGAAAGAAGCTCAAGCTCTAGAATCATCAAGAAAACGTGAGGAAATGATAGCCCTCAGCTCAAATTTCCATCAGTATGGTGCAGCGAGCGGCTCTAGCTCTGGGCTTCAGCTTCAACCTTACCCACTAAGCATTCAACAACCTTTTGAGCATCTTCATCACCAGCCTCTACTTACCCTACAGAACAACAACGATGTCTCACAGTATAATACTAACGTTCATGATTCCTACAGTTACATCCAGACGCAGCTTCATCTTCACCAACAACAAACCAACAATTACTTGCAGTCTTCTAGTCACAACTCGCAACTCTACAATGCTTATCTTCAGAGCAATCCTGGTTTGCTTCACGGATTTGTCTCTGATAATAACAACACTCCAGCGGTTTATGGAAACAACGGGATTGGTATTGGGTCAACCTCCACAGTAGGAACATCGGCCGAGGAAGAGTTTCCCACGGTTAAAGTTGATTACGATATGCCTCCTTTAGGTGGAGCCACAGGGTGTGAACGATGGACTAATGGAGAGCATGGTCAGGGGTCAAATCCAGGAGGTGTCTTCACAATGTGGAATGAATAA